CTGCCCCCCCGGCGCGCATTCCCGAAGTCATCGCGGTGGATGCAGAGGGTGTCTACTGGCGCAACTCCAGCCAGATCTGGAAGGTCGCGAAGTAGGGCCGCGACGGCCGCGGTCGATGACGGCCCGGACCCCTCCCCACCCAGGAGAGGGGGCCGGCGCCTCCCTGTCTCAGGGCAGGTAGTAGAGTTCCGCCGACTGAGCGCTCGGGTCGCCGTTGCCGTAGCCGCCCACGAGCAGCACCCGCCCACAGCCGAAGGTCAGACCCTTGGCTTCGCCTCGATGATGGCGTAGCCATTGACCAGGTCGATGGTCCGCGTCAACTCGAGCCCGGCCTGCGCGAACAGGACCTGGAACTCCGTCGCGGTGCGCTCCTTGCTGCCGAACATCGCCATCATCGTCAGGTCGATGAACATCTGCACACCCGACAGCTTCCGCTCCGGAAGGAGCTGTTCGATCAGCAGCAGCTTGGAGTCCTCCCGCATCGCCTGACGGCAGCTCCTCAGGATGCGCACCGCCTGGTCGTCCGCCCAGTCGTGGATGATCATCTTCATCATGTACACGTCATGCCCCGCCGGCACCGACTCGAAGAAGCTGCCGCCGAGACACTCGCAGCGGACGGCCACGCCACCCTTCTCGAGCGTCGCTTTCGCCACCTCGATGACGGGAGGCAGCTCGAACAGCACGCCGCGCAGATGCGGGTGGGCGTTCAGTATCCGCGCGAGGAATGAACCCTCGCCACCCGCGACGTCGACGACTGTCTTCACCTTCGAGAAGTCATAGCGCTCCGGTGCGACCTCGGAGCCGCTTATCGTGGAGAAGGACGTCATCGCCTTGTTGAAGGTTTCCCCGGCTTCCGGGTGCCTGGAGAGGTAGTCGAAGAAGGTCTGTCCATGGGCCTGCTCGAAACCGGGCTGTCCCGTCTTGACGGCATGGGGTAGCTGCGCCCAGGCCCGCCAGAACCACTCGGAGTCCACCAGCATCAGGTAGCCCCACAGCGAGTCTGGCTTGTCCGAGCGTAGCGTCTGGGACAGCGGTGTCCGCCCGAAGCGCCCGTCCTCCGTTTCAGCGAATACCCCGACACTGGAGAGCGTACGCAGCACCCGGCGCAAGGAGTCCTCGTGCGTCTGCGTGTCGCGGGCCAGCTCGGCCGCTGTTCTGGGACCGTCCTTCAAGAGGTCCGGGACGCGCAGCTTCGCCGCCGTGTGGATGGCTTGCGGCAGCCAGTAGGCGGTGAACATCTGCAGCATGGTTTCCTGCGGCGAGGTCTCTTTCTGTTGCATCCGTGTCATCTCCTGTCCAGGGGGGGGGCCAGGCGGCTGGAGATACCACCTCGCGCGGTTTGAAGGGGCTCGAGGGAGGCCCCTCGTCCTGCGCGGGGTGGCGAGGACCGGAGCCTCCCTCAGGGGGAGGTCATTCAGGGGGCCCAGGGAGCCACGATGTTCCAGGTCG
This genomic interval from Cystobacter ferrugineus contains the following:
- a CDS encoding methyltransferase; the encoded protein is MQQKETSPQETMLQMFTAYWLPQAIHTAAKLRVPDLLKDGPRTAAELARDTQTHEDSLRRVLRTLSSVGVFAETEDGRFGRTPLSQTLRSDKPDSLWGYLMLVDSEWFWRAWAQLPHAVKTGQPGFEQAHGQTFFDYLSRHPEAGETFNKAMTSFSTISGSEVAPERYDFSKVKTVVDVAGGEGSFLARILNAHPHLRGVLFELPPVIEVAKATLEKGGVAVRCECLGGSFFESVPAGHDVYMMKMIIHDWADDQAVRILRSCRQAMREDSKLLLIEQLLPERKLSGVQMFIDLTMMAMFGSKERTATEFQVLFAQAGLELTRTIDLVNGYAIIEAKPRV